In Pseudosulfitobacter pseudonitzschiae, the sequence GCCCGATCGACGACGCCTGCACATGCCCTGCCTGCACGAAATATTCGCGGGCCTATCTGCACCATGTGTTCCGCAGTCAGGAGATGATCAGCTCGATGCTGCTGACGTGGCACAACCTGCACTATTTCCAGCAGATCATGGACGGGATGCGTAAGGCGATTGCCGCAGGCACCTTTACCCGCTGGCAGGCGGATTTTCACGCCAACCGTGCGGGCGGCGACATCGAACAGCTTTAGCGCGGCAGCATCCTGTTCAACAGCTGTTGTACCCGCGGGTGCGGTTGCAATGTCAGCCTGTAGGTTTTGTCGCACGGACATGAAACTATGGATTGGCGCGTTAAAAGGTTGTTTTCACGATTATTGTTTCCTAATTCGGTGCAATTCTTGGTGATGCGCGGGCATTGTCCTGCCGCGCGCGCGAATCGTAGCGGTGGCAGGATGTGCCGTTTTTCCGCCCCCGCAGCCTCCGTTCTGCACCGGACACGCCGAATTGACCTGCCGCCTTTTTTTACGTGCAATTCGACCCGCTACATCGCTTTTTGAACGTGTTTTAGCATAAAAAACGTCTGTTTTGGCCAAAAAGCCCGAACAGTTCGTTTGGTCCCATTGCGCCGCCCCGAACACCCCGTCATTGTGAAACCTTGAAACAGGCAGTGGTCAAACACAGTTTACAAGTCTGAAACAAGGAGACGACCAAGGTTGCCGAAACAGGGACCAGTTGTCTTGCTAGATAAGGAAAAGAGCATGCAAGAGCCCCTTAACGCATCGTATCCGGTCCTGCCGCTGCGCGACATTGTGGTATTTCCGCATATGATCGTGCCGCTCTTTGTTGGCCGCGACAAATCCGTGCGCGCCCTCGAAGAGGTCATGGCAGATGACAAGCAGATCCTGCTGTCCAGCCAGATTGACCCGTCAGAGGACGATCCCGAAGCATCGGGTATCTACAAGGCGGGTGTGCTGGCCAATGTACTGCAACTGTTGAAACTGCCCGATGGCACCGTCAAGGTGCTGGTCGAAGGGCAGGCGCGGGTGCGCATCACCGAATACCTTGAAAACGATAGCTTCTTTGAAGCACGCGCCGAGTATCTGACCGAGATGCCAGGCGATGTCAGCACCACAGAGGCGCTGCTGCGTACTGTTGCAGATGAATTCGAGCGCTATGCCAAAGTGCGCAAGAATGTCCCCGAAGAGGCGCTGACCGCTGTCGGCGACACTGTCGAGCCTGCCAAACTGGCCGATCTGGTGGCAGGACATTTGGGCATCGAAGTGAACCAGAAGCAGGAGCTTTTGGAAACGCTGAGCATTTCCGAGCGGCTTGAGAAAGTTTACGGCCTGATGCAGGGCGAGATGTCCGTGTTGCAGGTCGAGAAAAAGATCAAAACCCGCGTCAAATCCCAGATGGAGCGGACCCAGCGCGAATATTATCTGAACGAACAGATGAAGGCGATCCAGCAAGAGTTGGGCGATGGCGAGGACGGCAAAAACGAAGTTGCCGAACTGGAAGCCAAGATCGTTGCAACCAAGCTGAGCAAGGAAGCCCGCGAAAAGGCCGACAGCGAGATCAAAAAGCTCAAGAACATGAGCCCGATGAGCGCCGAGGCAACGGTTGTGCGCAACTATCTTGACTGGATGCTGTCCATCCCGTGGGGTGTGAAGTCGCGCGTCAAAAAAGATCTGGGCCGCGCCCAGAAGGTGCTGGATGACGACCACTATGGCTTGGACAAGGTCAAGGAACGGATCGTCGAATATCTGGCCGTGCAGCAGCGCAGCAAAAAGATGAAAGGCCCGATCATGTGCCTTGTCGGCCCTCCGGGTGTCGGCAAGACCAGCTTGGGCAAATCGGTGGCCAAAGCCACGGGCCGTGAATTTATCCGCATCAGCCTTGGCGGTGTGCGCGATGAAAGCGAAATCCGTGGTCACCGCCGGACCTATATCGGGTCGATGCCGGGCAAGATCATTCAGGCGCTGAAAAAGGCGAAAACCACCAATCCGCTGATCTTGCTCGATGAAATCGACAAGATGGGTCAGGATTTCCGCGGTGACCCCGCATCGGCCATGCTGGAAGTGCTGGATCCGGAACAAAACGGCACATTTGTCGATCACTATCTCGAGGTCGAATATGACCTGAGCAACGTGATGTTCCTGACCACGTCGAACAGCTATAACATGCCGGGCCCGCTGCTGGACCGCATGGAGATCATTCCGCTGGCAGGGTACACCGAGGATGAAAAGCGCGAGATCGCCAAACATCACCTGTTGGCCAAGCAGATCAAGAACCACGGTCTGAAAAAGTCCGAGTTCGAGCTGACCGACGAAGGGCTGACCGACATCATCCGCTTTTACACCCGTGAGGCGGGCGTGCGGAATCTGGAACGCGAGATTGCCAAAGTGGCGCGCAAGGCGCTGACCAAGATCGTCAAGAAAGAGGTCGAGAGCATTTCGGTGACATCGGACAATCTTGACGAGTTCTTGGGCGTGCGCAAACACCGCTATGGTCTGGCCGAGCTTGAGGACCAGATCGGTGTTGTCACCGGGCTGGCCTATACTTCGGTTGGCGGCGAGCTGTTGCAGATCGAAGCACTGCGCCTGCCGGGCAAGGGCCGGATGAAGACAACCGGCAAGCTGGGCGATGTGATGAAGGAAAGCATCGACGCGGCCTCCAGCTATGTGCGGTCGATCAGCCCGAAAATCGGGGTGAAGCCGACCCAGTTCGACAAGATCGATATCCACGTCCACGTTCCGGACGGGGCGACACCCAAAGATGGCCCCTCAGCGGGTCTGGCGATGGTCACGTCGATCGTGTCGGTGCTGACGCAAATCCCGGTGCGCAAGGACATTGCGATGACGGGCGAGGTCAGCCTGCGCGGCAACGCCATGCCCATCGGTGGGTTGAAGGAAAAACTGCTGGCTGCCCTGCGTGGCGGTATCAAGACGGTGCTGATCCCGCAGGAAAACGAAAAGGACATGGCAGAAATCCCTGACAATGTGAAGGAAGGGATGACAATCATTCCCGTCAGCCACGTGTCAGAGGTTCTGAAACATGCGCTGGTACGTGAGCCCGAGGCAATTGAATGGGACGAAGTCGCGGAAGAGACCGCAGCCGCCGCAGCCGCCTCCAAAGCGGCAGCGACAGGTGCCACCGCGCACTGATTCGGTCCCTGTTCGAAATCAGGACGCCCCGCAGGAGACTGCGGGGCGTTTTTTTGAATCATGACCGTGTGGAGTCGAAAGTGCCACTTTAGACCCAAAAAACCGATGTTTCGTTGGGCGGGGTGATCGAAAAGGTCGAGAATCCGGCCTGTTGTGGCGTACCCGTGAAAGTTCGGTATCAATTGCGAAAAAAGAAGCGTAGGCTCGTTTCAACATTCACACGTGACCAAAGGCAAAAACATGGCAACGTCCAAAACCACACCGATCCCCGTTAAAAGCGCCGCAGACACCGCTGCCGCGGCAACCAAGGCCGCAACGGCCACCACAGCAGCGCACGCCACCAAGGCAGCCGCTGCAACACCCGGCGCTTCTGGCGGCGCTGAAATGATCGCGCCGGGTCCGATGATGCGCAAAAAAGAATTGATCGACGCGGTCGTGGCCGCCTCGGGTGCCAAGAAGAAAGACGCCAAACCCGTCGTCGAAGCGATGCTGAAAGTCATGGGCAACGCCCTGCGCGACGGTCGCGAATTGAACCTGCATCCCTTCGGCAGCGTCAAAGTGCGCCGCGAGAAAGACATGGTCAAAGCCCGCGTGCTGACCACCAAAATCCGCCAGCGCAAACCCGAAGCAATCGCCGCTGCGAACGCCGAAGCAGCCGCTGCTGCCGAAGCCGCAGAGAGTGTGTCGGAATAAGTTCCGCGCAAACTAACCAGATATTTCATGCGGCCTCTTGCAAGGGGGGCCGCATTTTTGTATCTGCCCCCGCAGGGGTGATTAGCTCAGTGGTAGAGCGCTTCGTTCACATCGAAGATGTCAGGGGTTCAAATCCCTTATCACCCACCATTCCTCTTCATTAGTACGCGCTGACAGGTCGTGCCGGATGGATGGCCTGACCGACGCCTGTCCGCTATTGCGGATCGTCTGGGTCAGGGCGCGCAGCGGCAGGAACCGCAGCGCGCTTTGGGTTGTCGTTTATACAGGAACGACCAGTTTCTGGTCGTCTTCCGGCGCGTCCAGCAACAGGTGGTTGTCTTCGAGAACCAGAATGTTCTCGGCTCCGACCACGTCGCTTTTGGTTTTGTAGCCGATCACACTTTCAACCGGCATATCAAGGTTGCGCGCCAACAGCATGATTTCTTCCGACGAGAAATTGGTCAGCCCGCGCGCCATTTCCACGCCGTCTTCGTTATAGACGTGCAGCACGTCACCTTTGGTGAATTCGCCCTGAATCGAGATCACATCGCCACGGCTGATGCCGCAATCGCCTGCGATGACCGCGTCGGCGACAGCGTTCGATACCACCAGCGTGCCCGAGACCTGCAAGCGGTTGCTCAGCCAGATTTTCAATGGCGACGCGGTTTCACCCGTGACCAGACAGCGGGTATAGCGGCGTTCGTTTGCCAGCAACGAGGATAGGGGGCGTTCGATGATGCCCTCGCCAATGATGGTTTCGCAGCCGGCATTCTGGGCCATGTTCGCAGCCAGCATCTTGGTCAGCATACCGCCGCTGCCCAGATCGCTGATGCCGGTGGTGGATTCAAGGTGGTCGGTCACGTCTTCGACTTCGGCGATGAACTTGGCCTCGGGGTCTGACGGGTCGCGGTCATACAGACCCTCGACACTGGTCAGGATGATCAGCAGATCGGCCTGGATCATTTGCGCAACTTTGGCCGACAAACGGTCGTTGTCGCCCACACGCAGATCGCGGGTGGCGACCGAGTCATTCTCGTTGATGATCGGCAGGATGTCGTTTTCGAACAATTTCATCATGGTGTTCTTGATGTTCAGAAAACGGCGGCGATCTTCCATATCTTCGACGGTCACCAGCATCTGGGCGACGTCCAGTTCATATTCGGATGCGACCTGACGATAGGCGTTCATCAACAGCGGCTGGCCACATGCGGCGGCTGCCTGCTTGTCCAGAATGCCCGCATCTTCGGGGCGTTTTCCCACCATATTCAAACCCAAAGCGACCGACCCGGAAGATGTCAGAATGATGTCGTGCCCGTCTTTTTGCAGCTTCGCCAGATCGCTCATCAATCCGTTCATGAAAGCATAGCGCAGGGTCAGGTTGTCTTCGTTTGCCAGCAGGCTGGACCCGATTTTGACGACGATCTTTTTCTTCTTGGTCATATACTACTCCGATATCTTATTGGTTTTGCACAGATTTGCCACGCCAGTTTGCCAATTGCGGCGCTGACCTGTAGCACTGGGCCTTCCAATGATTCGCCGATGTATAACACGTACCCTGCACGTGAATGCAAACGGGCTGCCGTCAGGTGCTGCGATGCGGCAATCAGATGCTGCTCTGCGGCGACGAAAAATAAAATCCGGACGATCTGGTATCTGAATGACACAGCACCATGTGTTCGGGTGCAGGACGTTTAGGACCAACCGGAGATAAAAATGAACATACTTTTGATCGGATGTGGCAAGATGGGCGGCGCGATGTTGCGCCAGTGGGCCAAAGACGCCGAGAACAGCTTTACGGTCGCTGATCCGGTAAAGCACGACCTGCCTGCGGGCGTGCGTCATGTGTCAAAACCGACATCTTTGTCGGAGGCGGAATTCGACGTGATCCTGATTGCCATCAAACCACAGATGATCGCGGACGTGCTGCCCGACTATGTCTTTGCGCTGAAACCCGACGGCTGTTTTGTGTCCATCGCCGCAGGCTGTAGCGTTGCCACGATTTCGGGCATTGTGGGCGACCGCGCGATTGTGCGCGTGATGCCGAACATGGCGGCGATGGTGGGACTGGGTGTTTCTGGTCTTTATGCCAATGACGCCTGCACCGAACAGCAGCAGAGCGACGTGACCGCATGGATCGGGCAGACGGGCACCTGTGTGCCGGTCGATAGCGAAGACCGGATCGACCGGCTGACTGCGATTAGTGGCAGCGGTCCGGGCTATGTGTTCGAGATTCTGCGCAGCTATGTGGCGGCCGCGATGGACATCGGCTTTGACGAGGCGACGGCGCGGGCGCTGGTGTTCGACACCATCACCGGCACTGTCGAGACTGCGCGCCAGTCCGACGAGACACTGGAAGATTTGCGCAAATCCGTGACCAGCAAGAACGGCACCACGCAGGCCGGTCTGGAACAACTGATGCGCGACGGGCAGTTGGACGCGCTGCTGCACGACACTGTGCACGCCGCCTATGCCCGCGCCGCCGAGTTGAAGTAGGCAATGTTAAGGAGTGACGGATATGAACACCACGACCCTTGAACGAACGGAAGACGGAATCGACGAGGTCGTTGCCGGACTGGGCCATCGGGCCAAAGCGGCTTCGCTGGGCTTGGCATTGGCGTCGGGCAAACAGCGCAATCTGGCTTTGACCAAGGCCGCCGAGGCGCTGCGTGCGCATACGGATGATCTGCTGCGTGCCAATGCGCAGGATCTGGACGCGATCAAGGACAGCGGCAAGGACGCCGCTTTTGTCGACCGTCTGACGTTGAACGCAGAGCGCGTGGCAGGCATGGCCGATGCGCTGGACGCGATTGCGGCACAGGATGACCCGTTGGGGCGCACTCTGGCGTCCTTTGACCGGCCCAACGGGCTAAGGATCGAACGTATCAGCGTGCCGATTGGCGTGATTGCGATGATTTATGAATCGCGCCCCAATGTCGGGTCGGATGCCGGTGCGCTGTGCATCAAGTCGGGCAATGCGGTGATCCTGCGCGGTGGTTCGGAAAGCTTGCAATCCTCGCGGGTGATTGTCGCCTGTATGGCGCAGGGCCTGCGCGCTGCCGGTCTGCCCGAGGATGCGGTGCAACTGGTGGATACGCGCGACCGTGAGGCGGTCAAGCTGCTGTTGCACAGCACGGAAACGGTTGATCTGGTGATTCCGCGCGGCGGGCGTGGTCTGGTGTCGCTGGTCCAGAATGAGGCGCGGGTGCCGACGCTGCTGCACCTGGACGGCAACAACCACACATATATTCACGCCAGCGCCGACATCGAAAAGGCGGTTGGCATTGTCCAGAACGCCAAGATGCGCCGCACCGGCATTTGCGGAGCCACCGAAAGCGTGGTGGTTGACGCGGCCATTGCCGAAAAGGCGCTGCCGCTGCTGGCAGAGGCGCTGAGCGATTGCGAGCTGCGCGGCGACGCGGCGGCGTGCAAGATCGTGCCGGATATGATCGCCGCCAATGACGAAGACTGGGACACCGAATATCTAAGCAATATCATGTCCGTGCGCATCGTGGATGGTCTGGACGCGGGCATCGCCTTTGTGCAGGCACATTCGTCCGGTCACACCGACGCGATTGTTGCCGAGGATATGACCGCCGCCCGCCAGTTCATGACCGCGGTGGATTCTGCTGTCGTGATGCACAACGCCTCGACCCAGTTTTCGGACGGTGGAGAGTTTGGCATGGGCGCCGAGATCGGAATTGCCACCGGCAAGATGCACGCACGCGGCCCCGTCGGCGCCGAGCAACTGACCAGCTTCAAGTATTTCGTGCATGGCGACGGCCAGAAACGACCCTGATCGCGCAGCCTGGCCTGACGTATCTGTCAGGCCAGCCACTGCAATCGCCATCACACGCCCTTGCGCGCAGCGGGCCCGCGCCTTAGCAAAACGGCCATGAGCCACTATCCCGATCTTTTGATCCTGCGTCACGGCGAAACCGAATGGAACCGTTCCGGTCGGATGCAGGGTGAGCAGGACAGCCCGCTGACCGACACGGGGCGCGCGCAGGCACGGCGTCAGGGCGCGTTGCTGGCAGAATTCGGGTGCGACGGATACCGCTGGTTTTCCTCGCCGCAGGGGCGGGCGTGGCACACGGCAAAGCTGGCCAGTCCAAGCGGCGCAGCGATCACCCCCGACGCCAGACTGGCCGAGATTGCCACCGGCGCGTGGACCGGCCTCGAATTTGCCGATATCCGCGCGCAGGCCCCGCATTTGTTTGTACGGGACGACAGCCTAAGCTGGTATGATCACGCACCGGGCGGCGAGGGGCTGGCATCGGTCGCCATCCGCACCCGCGCGTTTCTGGACGCGCTGACTGGCCCTGCGGTGGTTGTCACCCACGGCATCACCAGCCGGATTTTGAGGTGTCATTTGCTGGACCAGCCTTGGGAAATGTTCGAAACGCTGGAGGGCGGGCAGGGGGTGATTTACCATCTGAGCAAAAGACATCAACAAAGACTGTCTTAGGGGCTTGAACGCCGCGCGCGATTTGCGCTACAGAGCGGAACGGCGGGTCGTTAGCTCAGTTGGTAGAGCGCTTCGTTTACACCGAAGATGTCGGGAGTTCGAGCCTCTCACGACCCACCAGTTTTCATAATAATTACAATCGCTTAACGTCGAGTCGCTGGTTCCGTTTTGTTCTTGTTTCCCAATTCAGAGAATCTGTTTCCCAAAATCAGGTAAAAGCATGATCGTTTCGGCGTTCGTGTGCTCCTGAACTGCACGGCGCGCATAGTGCTCTGCCATGCGGTCCGAAAGGTGCCCAAGCATTGATTTCACGCGCTCGATGCCGCCAAAGATAACTTCGCTTTTCGCCACGGCATTGCCGATCAGTGTGGCGTTGGTCGTGCGGAAGCCGTGAAAGGTCAGGCGCGGTTCAACCTTGTGCAATTCGAGGCGCTCGAGCTCTTTTGCCCAAGATGCCCCAAAGCCCGACGCCCACGGCTTTCCGCGCGACGTGGTCAGGATCGGCGCGTTCGGATCGATTCGGCCGGCGGCGCGCATTTCCTCTTGGTGTAGATCGATCATCGCCATCACCATCGGGTGCAAAGGGATGGGCGTCGGGTTGCCGGTCTTTCCTTGTTTCACATACCAGACGCCATCGGTGATTTGCGACGGGCGAAGCTGGCGCAGGCAATCGTTGCGGCGCTGGCCGGTGTAGATCGCCGCGACGGCGGCCTTAACGATGTGCGGTCTGCCTTCGGTGAACAACTTCTCGATCGCCCATGCTGGCCAAGGCTCGTAGCCGCTGCTGGTTTGCACCCGCTCGATGCGCTCGCAGGGATTGATGTCGCAGAATCCTCTGCGCCGCGCCCAAGCGAACACAGCGGACATATCATCCATTCGCCGGTTCGCTGTCGCCGGGCGGCTGGACAGCTTGTCATAGAGGGCTTGCATGTGCAGTGGGCGGATATCGCGTGGCATAAAGCCAATGAACGTGCTTTGAAGCAGATTACATGCTAGATCGCGCAGGGTGCGGCTGTCTTTGCTGAGGTTCAGGTACTTGGGATGCAGCTTGTGCTGTCGGATCAGATCCTGAAACCCAAGGCCATCGGTCGGGTTTAGATTAAGCGGGGCGATGCCGAAGCATTCCAAGTGTGCAAGGCTGTATGCGGAACGATAACCATCATCGAAGGGGTGGGGCAGAGCTTTACGGAACTCGGATTTGTCGGCCCTGACAACGCGGAAATAATAGTAGAGTCGCCCGCGTGCTTTCTTGGGCTGGACGTATTTGTCCAGTGCGATGTCAGCTGGCATGGATGGCGCGCAGAATGGGGTCTTGCGGCTCTTGTTCCACTTCGGCTAGTCCGTCCATCATCTCTTGCACCTCCGACCATTTCCACCGCACCAATGTGCCGCGCTTCTTCGGTTGCGGCAATAGCCCGCGATTTGTGTAGCTTTCAACGGTCGAAACAGAACAGTCCAGCTGTTCCGCGATCGTCTTTATGCTGCAGTATTCGGGCGGGGCGGGCATGGCTCAAGTGTCCTTGCGAGCATGATGCAGTGACTGGCGCAGGTCATAATCTCGCGCCGCGTCATCCCATGCATCGTTTGGTCGATCCCGCCATGGAGCTTTCGAAACGGGACGCCAAATGGCGATCAACCAAAACGGCTTAATCCGTCGCTCGGCAATCCAGCGAAGGCGATGATGTCCATAATTGGGGGAACCGATGAAGTCGTACCGGACCCTGTAGGTCTCTAGCTCTCTTCCGCTGCTCATTCCTCCACCTCGATCCGCTTGACGGCCTTGAACGGCCAGTCCTCGCCTTGGCCGGATGCCCGGTCTCGCAACACGCGTGCCTGGGCCTTTGTCCCGCTCCAGGCGTAGCGGGTGCCATTGGTCACGCCCGTGCCGGACAGGTGCAGGTATTTGTTGGTGCCGGCTATCCTGAACCGCACCCTTGGCTTCTGTACGCGGTCCCCGGTTCTGATCCCGTGCAGGCCGCTGGTGAGCATGGTCATGTTTCAACCTCCGAAGAACAGCTGATGAAGTGCCGACCCCGTCGCGGCGCCGGATAAAAACACTGCGCTCACGGACCACCAGTCGATGTGTTTGCGCCTTGGCCTCTCTGCGTCGGTCCACCAGGGAACACTGCGGGCACGGCACAGCTCACAGTCCCTGGCCCCGCACCGGCATTCCAGCTCGGACATCGCGCCGCAGCCGAAACAGTCAGGGCGTCCGCAAGGGCAATTCGTGGCGTTGTGTTGGCGCATCACATATCCCCCCGGATCTCTGGCGGCAGCCACGCATCGATCCGCGCGTTGTCGGCGCGGCTCAGGCCCATGGCTTCGCGCACCGAGTGGTCATGCAGCAGGCCGTGCAGATCCTTCACCTTGTGACCCTTGCTCTGCGCCTCGAAAGCCTGCACGCGATCGTCGTCGCGCTCGAAGCCTGTCATCTCGACAAAGTGGTCGACCAGGTTCGGTTGGCTGCACCGGCTGAAGTAGATCGGCGCGTCTGGCGTCCACGTCTTGCGGATGTCGATCGACAGATCCGCAGCCAGCACTGCACCCAGTGCGGCGGTGGCATGCTGCGGGCGCTGGACTGCGCGGGCCAGATGCCGCGCCAGAACTTCGTTGCGGTGCTTCTTGCCCTTCGCACGGAACGCCGCGAAGTCAGCGGCCATATCTGCGGGCGCGGGCTTTCCGGTGGCGTTGCTGGTGTCGGTCAGCCGTTTGTCGAGGCTCAGCGCGCTGTCGGCCGCGTCATGCTTTTCGGGAATGATGGGCTGATCGGTCAGGGCCACGGCCAGCAGTGCCGACCATGGCGACAGCTCTGCCTCGATCTGGTAGGCCAGCAGGTCCAGCAGCAGCTCGGGCTTGGTGGCGTCGGCAGTCGCAACACTGCCCGAGAGCTGCGGCGGGCGCAGAATGGCTGTGGCGCTGGCGGAATATGCGCGGGCGCGGATGGTGCCGGACTGCATGGCGGATGCGCGCACGCAGTGCGTGGTCACGGACTGGGTCTGCAACCGCCATGGCCGACGGGCCAAGACTGAACGTATCGGAACCGAAATCGAGATACGGGGCAAACGACAGGTGAGCGTACCGGTGTTGATCTGCCCGATCAGCTTCAGCCCGACACAAGCCCAGATCGGTGCGGCACGGCGTGCCTATCTGGCATGGTATGGCGCGCTTCTGGAGCTGCGCAGCACGTTCCAGGCGCACCAGAACCTGAGCCGTTGGAAGGTGACCCCGGCCATGCCGGTGATGCGGCCGTGGAAAAAGGAAGGGGCCAGGAGGTCCTAGCGCTCAAGGCAACGTGCCAGCATCACTCAAGCGCCCGGATCGGTTATCCCGCTCCGGGCGCTTTGGGTTTGGGGGGTATGGGCTGCTCGCGTAGGTGGTGTGACCCTCGACATGAACGGGGTTTTTGGCAGCGGAAAACGGTGCCTTTTGCGAGTGTACCATAAAGAAGCGTTCGTGGCGCGGTCCTAATCAGAAAATATCCTCAGAAACGAGCTGTGATTCCCTTTATGAAGCGGAGCGTTAAAGGCGTGTACCGTTTCCATCTTGGTCAAAGCCTAATCCGTGCGTGCTGCATAATTCGGCATGGGCCTGTTCCAAAGCTGCGAACTCGGGATGTTCGGACCCGAGATTTTTCTGCTGCCACCAGTCATCGGCGATGTTGTAGAGCTCTTTAGTACCGTCATTGTATCGGACAAAACGGAATTTACCTTTACGGATCGAGGCTCCGTGCGTGTTGAATGTTCCGACTGCGCGATCAGGGTTTGCGGTCTCACCGTACACGACGGATCGTAGGGATCTGCCCAGAAAGTCTGGTCGAATTGGGAGGCCTGCGTACTCCAGAACAGTCGGTCCGACATCAAGCAGTGCGACGGGCTCACGGACAGTACGGGGCTGTGCGTGGTCAGGGTCGTAGATGATCAGGGGGACAAGCGCAGATTGCTCGTAAAGCGTCGATTTTCCAAAGCGCCCGTTTTCGCCCAAATGATGACCGTGATCGGTCAATATAATAACGACCGTATTGTCAGCATGGGGGGATGCCATAAGCGCATCCCAGACTGTACCGAGGTGGTAATCCCCGTGACTAAAAGCCGAAAAATAGTTACGGACGCTTTTGCGCCAGTTACGTCGATGTCCGGTTTTGAAGTTCTTCCTAACGACCTTATCGGCCGTGGGGCTGCGGTGAAATTCGTTTTTCCATGCTTCAGGGTAATGAAAGTCGGTGATGTTATACATCTGTTTGAATCGTGTCGGGGTAATGAACGGGCTGTGGGGGCTGAAAAACCCAACTTCGCGGTAGAATGGTTCCTCGCGATCATAGCTTTCGAGAAAGTCCACAAATGACTTCGAACTATGCGCATCGTAGTATCTGGAATCGTCTTCGGGGTCGATGTTGGATATCCCGCCGCCGTTCCCCCCATTGCTGGACTGCGCGATACTTTTGCGCAGTTTCAAATCAATGGGAAACCGTTTGGGTTCATCAGAGTACAGGATGTCGTGGATGTCTTTTGGCAGCGGTTTGAAGCCATGATGGACCTTGCCACCGGACGAGCAGTAATATCCATCGTCCTTGAGACGGCATTGCCACATGCTGCTGGGCTCCATCACCTCGAACGCTTTGGTCCGGTTGCCGTAGACACCGGTCTGGGGCGGCGGTTTGCCAGACATGAAGCTGGCCCGTGACGGGCCACATAGCGGAGATTGACAATAGGCGGCGTGAAAGGCCGTGGACCTTGCGCAAATTCTGTCCAAGTTGGGTGTCTGCAACTGGATGCCAAATAGATCTTTGTAGCGCCAAAAGGAAAACGCATCGTCTAAGCTGATAAGAACGACATTTTTTTTTCGCTTCGGCATAGGTTCTTCCACTCAGGTCTGCAAAAGGAAGCACAAAGTACACAAACAGTGTACCGCGACTGCGCCTTTCGTTTTTTTTGCAACAGTTTCAAGCAATTGATTCAGGACAGACTGTGATCCATCCCAAAGCACTATAGCCTTTTCACGAACGCCTGAAAACCGGAGGTAGCACATCGTGCTCAC encodes:
- the lon gene encoding endopeptidase La, producing the protein MQEPLNASYPVLPLRDIVVFPHMIVPLFVGRDKSVRALEEVMADDKQILLSSQIDPSEDDPEASGIYKAGVLANVLQLLKLPDGTVKVLVEGQARVRITEYLENDSFFEARAEYLTEMPGDVSTTEALLRTVADEFERYAKVRKNVPEEALTAVGDTVEPAKLADLVAGHLGIEVNQKQELLETLSISERLEKVYGLMQGEMSVLQVEKKIKTRVKSQMERTQREYYLNEQMKAIQQELGDGEDGKNEVAELEAKIVATKLSKEAREKADSEIKKLKNMSPMSAEATVVRNYLDWMLSIPWGVKSRVKKDLGRAQKVLDDDHYGLDKVKERIVEYLAVQQRSKKMKGPIMCLVGPPGVGKTSLGKSVAKATGREFIRISLGGVRDESEIRGHRRTYIGSMPGKIIQALKKAKTTNPLILLDEIDKMGQDFRGDPASAMLEVLDPEQNGTFVDHYLEVEYDLSNVMFLTTSNSYNMPGPLLDRMEIIPLAGYTEDEKREIAKHHLLAKQIKNHGLKKSEFELTDEGLTDIIRFYTREAGVRNLEREIAKVARKALTKIVKKEVESISVTSDNLDEFLGVRKHRYGLAELEDQIGVVTGLAYTSVGGELLQIEALRLPGKGRMKTTGKLGDVMKESIDAASSYVRSISPKIGVKPTQFDKIDIHVHVPDGATPKDGPSAGLAMVTSIVSVLTQIPVRKDIAMTGEVSLRGNAMPIGGLKEKLLAALRGGIKTVLIPQENEKDMAEIPDNVKEGMTIIPVSHVSEVLKHALVREPEAIEWDEVAEETAAAAAASKAAATGATAH
- a CDS encoding HU family DNA-binding protein, whose amino-acid sequence is MATSKTTPIPVKSAADTAAAATKAATATTAAHATKAAAATPGASGGAEMIAPGPMMRKKELIDAVVAASGAKKKDAKPVVEAMLKVMGNALRDGRELNLHPFGSVKVRREKDMVKARVLTTKIRQRKPEAIAAANAEAAAAAEAAESVSE
- the proB gene encoding glutamate 5-kinase, which produces MTKKKKIVVKIGSSLLANEDNLTLRYAFMNGLMSDLAKLQKDGHDIILTSSGSVALGLNMVGKRPEDAGILDKQAAAACGQPLLMNAYRQVASEYELDVAQMLVTVEDMEDRRRFLNIKNTMMKLFENDILPIINENDSVATRDLRVGDNDRLSAKVAQMIQADLLIILTSVEGLYDRDPSDPEAKFIAEVEDVTDHLESTTGISDLGSGGMLTKMLAANMAQNAGCETIIGEGIIERPLSSLLANERRYTRCLVTGETASPLKIWLSNRLQVSGTLVVSNAVADAVIAGDCGISRGDVISIQGEFTKGDVLHVYNEDGVEMARGLTNFSSEEIMLLARNLDMPVESVIGYKTKSDVVGAENILVLEDNHLLLDAPEDDQKLVVPV
- the proC gene encoding pyrroline-5-carboxylate reductase — protein: MNILLIGCGKMGGAMLRQWAKDAENSFTVADPVKHDLPAGVRHVSKPTSLSEAEFDVILIAIKPQMIADVLPDYVFALKPDGCFVSIAAGCSVATISGIVGDRAIVRVMPNMAAMVGLGVSGLYANDACTEQQQSDVTAWIGQTGTCVPVDSEDRIDRLTAISGSGPGYVFEILRSYVAAAMDIGFDEATARALVFDTITGTVETARQSDETLEDLRKSVTSKNGTTQAGLEQLMRDGQLDALLHDTVHAAYARAAELK
- a CDS encoding glutamate-5-semialdehyde dehydrogenase, which encodes MNTTTLERTEDGIDEVVAGLGHRAKAASLGLALASGKQRNLALTKAAEALRAHTDDLLRANAQDLDAIKDSGKDAAFVDRLTLNAERVAGMADALDAIAAQDDPLGRTLASFDRPNGLRIERISVPIGVIAMIYESRPNVGSDAGALCIKSGNAVILRGGSESLQSSRVIVACMAQGLRAAGLPEDAVQLVDTRDREAVKLLLHSTETVDLVIPRGGRGLVSLVQNEARVPTLLHLDGNNHTYIHASADIEKAVGIVQNAKMRRTGICGATESVVVDAAIAEKALPLLAEALSDCELRGDAAACKIVPDMIAANDEDWDTEYLSNIMSVRIVDGLDAGIAFVQAHSSGHTDAIVAEDMTAARQFMTAVDSAVVMHNASTQFSDGGEFGMGAEIGIATGKMHARGPVGAEQLTSFKYFVHGDGQKRP
- a CDS encoding histidine phosphatase family protein — translated: MSHYPDLLILRHGETEWNRSGRMQGEQDSPLTDTGRAQARRQGALLAEFGCDGYRWFSSPQGRAWHTAKLASPSGAAITPDARLAEIATGAWTGLEFADIRAQAPHLFVRDDSLSWYDHAPGGEGLASVAIRTRAFLDALTGPAVVVTHGITSRILRCHLLDQPWEMFETLEGGQGVIYHLSKRHQQRLS